The following is a genomic window from Engraulis encrasicolus isolate BLACKSEA-1 chromosome 13, IST_EnEncr_1.0, whole genome shotgun sequence.
ACCTTGCGGCCCAGATCTGATCTTCCACCTCATACGTTCCCAAGCGCTGGTAGATGGAGTGCATGATGCTGTCGCCCTGGTAACCGCTGCCCCTGCCATCGAAGGTGGCGACGATGATGCCCTCGGAGCTGGAGAGGAACGTGGACCAGCCCAGGCGGAAGGAGAAGTCCGTCGTCTGGCTGCACGGCCCTCCGTACCTGGAACAACAAACAACCAACAAGTTTAGCCACCATCCATTTCCTATCCATTTTATTTATTATGTGAAATGTATTATGTGAAATGGTTTGGTCATACCGACCTTCTTTTCATTATTTGTGCAGGTTttgacattttttaaaattataacGGACCCTTTTTGAGTACAGATGTGTGCAAAGGAACTCTACCATGGACACATTCAAGTAAATGGTGTATAATGTTATCGCTgaaatgaggaaaaaaacaacaacaggaaacTCACACATAAATTAACAGGGGATATTTCTTAGACTCGTCAAAATTTGGTGGCAGCATCATCTGGTACCAGAGGTCTGTAGAAAAAAAGATTGTTattgttaataataatgatatatgATATTATTCACACTTTTGATCCGTTTATTGTTACTGGTTCATCACTTGTCCTGTCTCGcactttaatgtcagtctgtaaatgtcagtcctgtgtatttgtatgtcctggcatggtatacagagagaaacgtaatttcattttccttgtatgacctgtgcatatgaagaaagtaacaataaaagctgacttgacttgacaaatgcTGCGAAACTGTAAAATAAATCATTTGACATTAAAATGGCCTCAGCTTGGCAATATCTTACCAAATCCTTCATGTCTCAGTGTGCCTCGGCGAATAGTAGGCATGTGGAACTCTGTCAGGATAGACTGCAGCTTACTGTTGTCCTCCAAAAGCTCCAGCTCTGACAAATGAACAGTCTGACATAGTGAAAAGCAACACGTGGTACATTTGCTACTGAATATAATACAGTCCTACAAAATAAATGACACATGATAAAAGatacatttgattttttttgtgtcacatGAAATTTGCATACACACCATTGCCTTCGTTATCAAGCATAGTAAACAGAGGAACGCCAGGACCTGtgtatacaaaaacaaaaacaaaaacaaaaacaaaaagcaagcAAGAAAAAATGTTATTGATGATAGTAAGGATGACCCATTGCTATGTAGACATGCTTTTTTTATCAGGTGAGTTCACACCTTCAGTCAAGGTTGCTGGTGTGTAACATACTTTTCAATTGTTTTGACATATGCAAGCTATTTTtattacaggtttttttttgcacGAATGGGTGCAGATTACTCACCGTAGCAGTCCATGCGGACGTAAGAGGCGTTTTTGCTGAAGATGTGACCTAAGTTGTACTGACACCTTTCTGGATGCACCGAGCAGGTTAAGCAGCGCGGTTGACTACTGCCACCGCATATGTTGACCCTACAGAGAGCACAGAGGGTGAAGTGTGAGGGTTAGAaaacatatagtaggcctacctatcacttactctctctatgtgtgtgtgtgtgtgtacgtgtactttaagtgtgtgtgtgtgtgtgtgtgtgtgtgtgtgtgtgtgtgtgtgtgtgtgtacacatagtaTGTACTGAAAATGTGGAAACTTGTGTTggaagtaaaaaagtaaaataaaaaaataaaaacatacaatagtatactttgtgtgtgcatgcgtgcatgtgtgtttaagtctgtgtgtgtgtgtgtgtgtgtgtgtgtgtgtgtgtgtgtgtgtgtgtgtgtgtgtgtgtgtgtgtgtgtgtgtttctgtgtgcgcagtttcttttagttttgtgtaaactcctataaaatttagcttgtgctatgataaatgtctatctgtcaatccaaataaagaagtaaactgtgtgtgtgtgtgtgtgtgtgtgtgtgtgtgtgtgtgtgtgtgtgtgtgtgtgtgtgtgtgtgtgtgagagagagagagagagagagagagagagagagagagagagaatagaaatacagacagagtgAGGCAATGTCATCAGCAAATAGCTCAGTTACAGTCTTACTTGTTTGATTGACACTTACTTGTAAAGATTTCTCTGGCCTGGCCTTCCCATGTGTTCATTGCTTATGTAATATCTGCAAGTGGAAAGGAATTTTATTGGGTTGCTCAACAGGTTTACCTCTTTAGGACTTGATTTTTCCATTACGTCATAACTCACATGGCACACTTGGTCAGCCTGGAGATGTAGATCACTTCCCAGTTGCCTGAGGTAATGGGTTTGGCTTCAccctacagaaagagagaggtgtgtgagagagcacaGTCCCGGACAGGGTAGACGTGGTTCGTGTTATAATATTCGTGATTATAATACAAGTGTATGCAAGTACTTGAAAGAGGTCTGTAGTCTGTAGTGAGATTGTCATTCAGCTAGGTCTAGAATGGtcatctgttttatttttttaagtactaagggggtgttggcaggcttatgatgagcttAATGTGGGtcaaaaagcttgagaaccactggtctaggtcaCCTTGTCCAAACAGTAAACAGTAGTGAGAAACAGGACTTGTCTTGTTGGAGCTTCGGGAAACAGTCAAGTTACTTACAGCTAAACTCTTCAGAAAGTACTGCAATGATTCCCAAACTTTTCTACTGCTGTTATGGAGTTATGTTAACTATTAAGCTGTGTTTTCCCCCGTTTTTACAAAAAGTCCATTAGGCCTGCAAGGGGTCCCAAGTCAACCCCCAGTTTTGGGAACTACCGATGTACTGCATGATGAAAGGCGAATAGGGAACCTACGCCTGTAATGTGGTGGATGTGCTTGTATCCTCTGGAGTCACTCATGACCTTGTAGAAACTCATTTTGTCTTCTGCGAAAAATGGCGGCGAAGGATTGAACTGAGAGGtagacaagaaaaaaacaacactgtGTGCATTATCagtaaaacaataacaaacaacatAGTGTATGTATATCACTGAGCTATTATCACTGCATAATAACATATCACCAAACAACATATTGTATGTATATCACTGAGCTATCATCACTGCACAATAACATATCACcaaacaacatactgtatgtatatcacTGAGCTATCATCACTGCACAATAACATATCACCAAACAACATTTCACTGAACTTACCCTGCTCATCATCTGATTTACAAATGGTGAATAACAACTTTAGCTCATTacaacagatagacagatagacagactgacagacaaacacatagacagacagaaagacagagaagtaCTTACTTGGCCCACCCAGCCAGTTTTGCTCATTTGTTCAAAATTCTAAGAAACCAGACAACAGAACAGTTAGCTGGAGCAGAAGCAATAATCCATGTATCAGATATGTAAGGACAACGCCAGATCTCATCTGGCCTCCGTTGACATCCCCTGGGGACAAGCCAGCAGGCCACCACAGGAGGACAACAGGTGGCCAATGATGACACAtaagtacacacatacgcacattgtTTGCAACCCAGTTAGTCCCATCAAAGTCGTAGATCTGCAACAGGACGTGGTTCTGCTTCCGCTTGGTCCACTGCACAGCCACCCGATCATCTGTCACCCAGGTGACTGAACTCATGTAGTGATCGCTGGGTTAGGaacaagacacatacacatacacacccgcacacacacacacacacacacgcacgcacgcacgcacgcacgcacacacacacacacacaaacgcacacgcgcgtgcacacacacacaccacatgcacgcacacgcacacgcatacacatacacaacatacagagtATCAAATAAAGTACAAATAAATTCACCACATTCACCAAGGCCTCCTAAATATCAGCATGAAGGTGAATGTATTAGTCACCATCTCATTTTTAGGTTCCAAAATACATATGTAAGCATGTAACATGTGTCCTATACTATTAGCCAGTCTGTTATATGTAGAATAATTTTGTCTATCAAATTGctgtaaatgaaaaaaagtgacatTACCCTGAACCGATTGCATCTGGCACAACAACCTGTGCACGCTTTGTTGGATTAGCTGTGTCAATTACATAGAGTTTCGCCTTGGGAATGGGTGAGCCAGCCtacaagagagaaaaaacacattctGGGTATAAATGTGTTTGCCAATTGGATGCACATACGTTAACACTCAATTTGTTTCTCAAGGGAAATGAGCAGATTGTTATGCGCTTGTCCATTCTGCTTTCTATTATATTTCTATTATAATGAAACAACGCAAACATATGAAATTCAATGTGTTATAATTCAGCAAACCTTTGGGTATGGTACTGCAACCGTGACTGggtattgtccatttccaaacCATGAATAATCAATGGTGTGAACGTTGCTATCGTTCAGTTCGAGGTAGGCCAGAAACTTGCCGGTCGTAGACCACCACATAGCCTCGTTGGATGCAAAGACTTCCTctgtaaaacacaaacacacattatatcACATAATGCAAAGACGTCCtctgaaaaacacaaacacacattatatcACATGATGATTTGTATCAAATATTTACATAATTCGATTTGCTTACAACCACCAAGCACACATTCAAATGATTTGCTTCAtcacttgtttatttgtttgtttggttctctctttctttctttctttctttctttctttctttctttctttctttctttctttcgcaccTTCATAAACCCAGTCTGGGATGCCATTAAGAATATGGTTCTCCTGTCCATTCCATGTCACTTGCACTGATGGGCTGGTGGCAGACTGCTTCAGATAGATGTTGTTTCTCCATGTGTATGCCTATGGGCACAGACAATTCAGTTGGATGAGTACAATAAACTTCAGTACAGAGTACAAAGGCATCTTGGAAAAGGGGTATCACTTATGCTCTAGCCCCTTTGGTGCGCAGAGTCCAAAAGACACagaataacaaaaaaaagactaGGTGGGATCCTACATCATAACACAGGGATGACTGGatgacctaagaatattttttaGAGTGCAGAAAAGTTATCAAAAGTACATAATTATCATTAACAACTGGATGGATTTGAAACAATGGATAtggacgtgcacgcacacacacacgcacccgcgcacgtacgcgcgcgcacacacacacacacacacacacacacacacacacacacacacacacacacacacacacacacacacacacacacacacacacacacacacacacacacaccaatggacaGACAACACTCACCAGCATGCTTCCTGAAGGGGCCATTGTCAAGAGTTGTACAGCTTGGGGGAAGTCCGAGGTGATGAAACTCCTGTGGAGTGTATTGAgtacaccatgatggataaaataTTCCAGacatgtatttaaaaaaagaagaagatatttgtatgggctttttgcctttaattcagataggacagtgaagagcgacaggaagtgaatgtggagagaaaCGGGGTAGGGTCCTAGGGATGGGAAATGactcaggccggaatcaaacctgggtgcaacccttgggcatgcaagcccaaatgtgggggggcttagcaccCCCTACATGTATTTTTAAACTGTCTTTaacagttcaataaagacgcttttgcacacctctgtagttgcgtaggatgttatcccagccgggttgtcagtcaagtgaaaagaaatcccgcacactgtccattccaccaacaaactttaatacaacgtttcggtcatccgaccttcttcagtaGTAAAGTtaggtaactttacctgaagaaggtcggatgaccgaaacgttgtattaaagtttgttggtggaatggacagtgtgcgggatttcttttcacttgacaaACTGTCCCCTTTAactgcagagcctgtgttataaccttactatcatcaaaattgtaatgaccaagtcttaatctgtcacttaaggctctcagtaatgtcatagcaatgttgttatgatgatgtagttgagtattttcagcaaatagtgaataggcgaccccatctgcagtaagaggctacgaaaagACACGTCACACTGATGATGAATAACCTGATGTTTAGTTGTGACTCAGAAGGAGAACTTACGAATTATCCAGGTCATATAGGGAGAAAGAGGCGCTGAAGCTGTGTCTCCATTGCTATTGGGGATAACAAGCAAATCAACCATGAACATTGCAGGGATGCAGTCCAGCTAACTGCATATAATATAGAATTCATATCATGAACATGTGCGTacatacagtaaaatacaaacattAAACTTAACCACGAGGCCTACTAAATATTGGTTATGTTTTGTAAGTCATAAATATACTGTACCTTTGAATAGTTACTCTCAAAACAAATATATTTCCGATCAGCAGAAACTATGTAGTCTGTAGAATCGACTTGAGTCTGCAATAAATGCACAGATGTTGGTAACATAAAACATGACATGATGGCAGCGGACATCATGTAAGATATCATGTAGGTATATTGTATGGCACAGCATACATCATGTAAACATAAAAAAGTTTAAGAAATACTTACAAATGTTGTGTTGGTTATAAAGTGAGATATTTCTTTAGTTTCAACATTATGGAGCATCACATGTCCTTCTTTTGACTTATGAAGATATTCATTATCTGAATGAGAGAAACATGCAATTTGCCACATTTAACCAAATGAAATCACTCTATTTATATCTGTGGAGATTTTAGCCTAGAACCTTCATCAACCAAAATAGCTCACCTGATATCCAGTAGACACCATATTTCTTGTACCTAATGGTATCATTGAAGTAGTCAGCAAATGTATAGATTCTCTTTTCTTTAGCCCCTTGTCCTGAAATAGGGTAAAACACAAATAGTGAATTGATTAACTGACAGTGCCACACGTTTAATGATGATGGTCATGCTGAAACGGTGTGATGTGCAATTACAGTCTCAGTTAGGGGAGAGCGGGGTAATGTGAGACATTTTTTACATTAACTCCCCTCTAGCCAAGCTAAAATTATATATCTTTACAATTTTCACATTTTCCACTAATATAGGATGTTACC
Proteins encoded in this region:
- the fap gene encoding dipeptidyl peptidase 4, translated to MGKLLLALVGVVVVIMLISIPTAIHLNRQGAKEKRIYTFADYFNDTIRYKKYGVYWISDNEYLHKSKEGHVMLHNVETKEISHFITNTTFTQVDSTDYIVSADRKYICFESNYSKQWRHSFSASFSLYDLDNSSFITSDFPQAVQLLTMAPSGSMLAYTWRNNIYLKQSATSPSVQVTWNGQENHILNGIPDWVYEEEVFASNEAMWWSTTGKFLAYLELNDSNVHTIDYSWFGNGQYPVTVAVPYPKAGSPIPKAKLYVIDTANPTKRAQVVVPDAIGSGDHYMSSVTWVTDDRVAVQWTKRKQNHVLLQIYDFDGTNWVANNNFEQMSKTGWVGQFNPSPPFFAEDKMSFYKVMSDSRGYKHIHHITGGEAKPITSGNWEVIYISRLTKCAIYYISNEHMGRPGQRNLYKVNICGGSSQPRCLTCSVHPERCQYNLGHIFSKNASYVRMDCYGPGVPLFTMLDNEGNELELLEDNSKLQSILTEFHMPTIRRGTLRHEGFDLWYQMMLPPNFDESKKYPLLIYVYGGPCSQTTDFSFRLGWSTFLSSSEGIIVATFDGRGSGYQGDSIMHSIYQRLGTYEVEDQIWAARKFIEMGFIDKDRIAIWGWSYGGYVTSMALGSGSGVFKCGMAVAPVAKWEYYDAVYTERYMSRPEENEDGYKNSTVTARAKNFKDVEYLLIHGTADDNVHFQQAAQISKALVDQKIDFDAMWYTDKDHGLGGSATYHVYNHMTHFLQKCFNLPKS